One Thermoplasmata archaeon DNA window includes the following coding sequences:
- a CDS encoding ArsR family transcriptional regulator, which translates to MGLEDILSNPIRLRIVQYLQINGTATTRQLADHMDDVPAPTIYRHVNTLLKQGILKIEEERKVRGTTERTLALDEEVWASKMP; encoded by the coding sequence ATGGGCCTTGAAGACATCCTCTCGAACCCGATCAGACTGAGAATAGTCCAGTACCTCCAGATCAATGGAACGGCGACCACAAGACAACTCGCCGATCACATGGATGACGTTCCGGCACCCACAATATACCGCCACGTTAACACCCTGCTCAAGCAAGGGATACTGAAGATAGAGGAGGAGAGGAAGGTCAGGGGCACGACCGAAAGGACCCTGGCCCTCGATGAGGAGGTCTGGGCCTCGAAGATGCC